From a single Phragmites australis chromosome 7, lpPhrAust1.1, whole genome shotgun sequence genomic region:
- the LOC133924681 gene encoding pentatricopeptide repeat-containing protein At1g02150-like, whose protein sequence is MLLHLVTSSSPLTPARPSPRRPCVAAAAATVRCAASSSAPSPPSSSASSAGQQVAKVHSYGTVDYERRAPLLWGTLYRRIAVGHGGRPVERTLGAWDEGERRLGKWELCCIAKELRNFRRFNLALQVYDWMTQREISALIK, encoded by the exons ATGCTGCTCCACCTCGTCACCTCCTCCTCACCCCTAACCCCGGCGCGCCCATCGCCACGTCGGCCGTGCGTCGCAGCGGCGGCAGCAACAGTGAGGtgcgcggcctcctcctcagccccgtcgccgccgtcgtcgtcggcgtcatCGGCGGGGCAGCAGGTGGCGAAGGTGCACAGCTACGGGACGGTGGACTACGAGCGGCGTGCGCCACTGCTGTGGGGCACCCTTTACCGTCGCATCGCGGTGGGGCACGGCGGGCGACCCGTGGAGCGCACGCTGGGGGCCTGGGACGAGGGCGAGCGCCGCCTCGGCAAGTGGGAGCTCTGCTGCATCGCCAAGGAGCTCCGCAATTTCCGGAGGTTCAACCTTGCGCTCCAG GTTTATGATTGGATGACACAGAGAGAGATATCCGCTCTCATCAAGTGA